DNA sequence from the Streptomyces sp. HUAS 15-9 genome:
ACCTCGATTACGACCTCAGCGCTCGGACGGGTAGGCTGGCCCCTCGTAGGTCGTATGGGCCCATGGCGCCCAAACACCGAGTGATGAGAAGTGAGCGAGGGTAGTCGTGGGCTCTGTTATCAAGAAGCGGCGCAAGCGGATGGCCAAGAAGAAGCACCGCAAGCTGCTCAAGCGCACGCGCGTTCAGCGTCGTAACAAGAAGTAAGCGACGCCGCGAAAGCGTGTTCGCGTGGCCCCCCACCATTGCTGGTGGGGGGCCGCCGTCATATGCGGACCGGGCGAATCTCGTCACTTCGTGCATCCGGAGGTCATCACAGCGCAACACCGACCCGCTAAGTTGGCGCACACGGGGAACGCGGCAGGAGCGGCACAAACGCCGAGGGCGGAAGGAAGGCGCTGATCTTGGGGAAGGTCGTGCTCGTGACCGGAGTGGCCCGTCAGCTGGGGGGCCGGTTCGTACGACGCATCCAGCGTGACCCACAGGTGGACCGGGTCGTCGCCGTGGACGCGGTGCCACCCGAGCACCATCTGGGCGGGGCGGACTTCATCCAGGCCGACATCCGCCAGCCCACCATCGCGCGAGTGCTGGCCGAGACGTCCGCGGATACCGTCGTTCATATGGACGTGACCGGCACAGCGCTGGGCAGCGGGAGCCGTACGACGGTCAAGGAGACCAACGTCATCGGCACCATGCAGCTGCTCGGGGCCTGCCAGAAGTCCCCGACCGTGAAGCGGCTGGTGGTGAAGTCCAGTACGAACGTCTACGGGTCCGCGCCACGGGATCCGGCCGTGTTCACCGAGACCACCCCGGCCAAGTCTCTGCCCAGCGGCGGCTTCGCGAAGGACACGGTGGAGGTCGAGGGGTATGTGCGCGGGTTCGCCCGGCGGCGGCCCGATGTCGCCGTGTGCGTGCTGCGGTTCGCGAACATCCTCGGGCCGACCGCGGACACGCCGCTCGCCTCGTACTTCGCGCTGCCCGTTCTGCCCACCGTGTTCGGCTACGACCCGCGGTTGCAGTTCGTGCACGAGGACGATGTGATCGAGGTACTGCGGATCGCCTCGCACGAGCCGGAGCGGGGCACGCTCAACAGCGGCACGTTCAACGTCGCCGGCGACGGCGTCCTGCTGCTCTCGCAGTGCTCCAGGCGCCTGGGGCGTCCCACGGTGCCGCTGCTGCTGCCCGCGGTCACCTGGGCCGGCTCCCTCGTCCGTACGCTGGGCATGACGGACTTCTCACCCGAGCAGATCCGGCTGCTGACCCACGGCCGGGTCGTGGCGACGGATCAGATGCGCGAGACGCTGGGCTTCAAGCCGAAGTACACGACCGCGGAGACGTTCGCGGACTTCGTGCGCAGCCAGGGCCCCGGCCTGCTGCCGCCGGAGGACCTAGCGCGAGCCGTCGACCGGATCGCCGCGCTGTCCCTGCGGGACAGCGGCCAGACCCCGACGCAGAGCGCCAACTGAGGAGCGCATCAACGATGGCGGATGCCAAGGTCATTCCGTTCGACGACGACCGGAC
Encoded proteins:
- a CDS encoding NAD-dependent epimerase/dehydratase family protein — its product is MGKVVLVTGVARQLGGRFVRRIQRDPQVDRVVAVDAVPPEHHLGGADFIQADIRQPTIARVLAETSADTVVHMDVTGTALGSGSRTTVKETNVIGTMQLLGACQKSPTVKRLVVKSSTNVYGSAPRDPAVFTETTPAKSLPSGGFAKDTVEVEGYVRGFARRRPDVAVCVLRFANILGPTADTPLASYFALPVLPTVFGYDPRLQFVHEDDVIEVLRIASHEPERGTLNSGTFNVAGDGVLLLSQCSRRLGRPTVPLLLPAVTWAGSLVRTLGMTDFSPEQIRLLTHGRVVATDQMRETLGFKPKYTTAETFADFVRSQGPGLLPPEDLARAVDRIAALSLRDSGQTPTQSAN
- a CDS encoding 30S ribosomal protein bS22 → MGSVIKKRRKRMAKKKHRKLLKRTRVQRRNKK